One part of the Mesorhizobium sp. M4B.F.Ca.ET.058.02.1.1 genome encodes these proteins:
- a CDS encoding bifunctional diguanylate cyclase/phosphodiesterase, with amino-acid sequence MSFYDRDFRLTHYAASLKRIYGSAVALGAAIWEIYPSFLDASCRDEFLRVFQGGSPASIDLPRSAGEAPRSVFVFGTADGAGIIESRERGGRSAADEQEHVILLHQATHDVLTGLQNRRRFGERLQQALTVIGGSKPKAALLQIDLDDFKAVNDTLGHGAGDTLLQLAAGRIRDALQDGESAYRYAGDEFAVIQLGKEQPAEAERLAGSLVNAFKEPFVINGIPVFVGSSIGIALGPEHGTDGEQLMKAADIALYAAKTDGRGCARTFNRSMLLLLEQRENLRRSLRTALERNELYLEYQPLIRPPSSVIGFEALLRWRHPEIGVIPPSVFIPIAEADGLMDEIGRWVLEQACRQALSWPSSLTVAVNLSPAQFLSGSLTDTVAQIIDEVGIRADRLELEITETVLLERTIDNIDTLNTLNVLGIRISLDDFGTYYSSLSYLKNFPFDTLKIDQYFIADLETDLKGQTIVRSIINLAHGLGISVTAEGVETSAQARWLIKENCDCLQGNFLGRPLGAEATSDFIRRSPPKGIRAMEGSNRAV; translated from the coding sequence ATGTCGTTCTATGATCGCGACTTCCGTCTGACGCACTACGCAGCCAGCCTCAAACGCATATACGGAAGCGCGGTGGCGCTGGGCGCCGCCATCTGGGAGATCTACCCGAGCTTCCTCGATGCGAGCTGTCGCGACGAATTTCTTCGGGTGTTCCAGGGCGGTTCTCCGGCAAGCATCGACTTGCCGCGATCGGCGGGCGAAGCGCCCCGGTCCGTTTTCGTCTTCGGCACAGCAGATGGTGCGGGAATCATCGAATCAAGGGAGCGCGGCGGGCGGAGCGCGGCGGATGAGCAGGAGCATGTAATTCTGCTCCATCAGGCGACGCACGACGTGCTGACCGGACTGCAGAATCGGCGGCGATTCGGCGAGCGGCTGCAGCAAGCGCTGACGGTCATAGGCGGATCAAAGCCGAAGGCCGCCTTGCTGCAAATCGACCTTGATGATTTCAAAGCGGTCAACGACACGCTCGGCCATGGAGCAGGTGACACGCTTCTTCAACTTGCGGCAGGTCGAATTCGTGACGCGCTGCAGGACGGCGAATCCGCCTACCGGTATGCCGGCGATGAGTTCGCCGTCATTCAATTGGGCAAGGAGCAGCCCGCGGAAGCCGAGCGCCTCGCCGGATCGCTGGTCAACGCGTTCAAGGAGCCGTTCGTCATCAACGGCATTCCTGTCTTCGTCGGCTCGAGTATCGGAATTGCTCTCGGGCCGGAGCACGGGACAGATGGCGAGCAACTGATGAAAGCCGCCGACATTGCTCTTTATGCAGCCAAGACAGATGGACGCGGCTGCGCTCGAACGTTCAACCGCTCGATGCTGCTCCTGCTCGAGCAACGCGAAAATCTGAGGCGCAGCCTTCGAACCGCGCTGGAGCGGAACGAGCTTTATCTGGAGTATCAGCCGCTCATTCGGCCTCCTTCGTCGGTGATCGGCTTCGAAGCGCTGCTGCGGTGGCGGCACCCCGAGATCGGGGTCATTCCACCCAGCGTGTTCATACCGATCGCCGAAGCCGACGGTCTGATGGATGAGATCGGTCGATGGGTGCTCGAGCAAGCCTGTCGCCAGGCATTGAGTTGGCCTTCTTCGCTGACGGTCGCAGTCAACCTGTCGCCGGCTCAGTTCCTCAGCGGTTCGCTGACAGATACCGTCGCTCAGATCATCGACGAGGTTGGAATTCGAGCCGACAGACTTGAACTTGAGATAACCGAGACGGTTCTTCTTGAGAGGACAATCGACAATATCGACACGTTGAATACTCTGAACGTATTGGGAATACGAATTTCGCTCGACGATTTTGGAACATACTATTCATCATTGAGCTATCTTAAGAATTTTCCATTCGACACTTTGAAGATAGATCAATACTTCATCGCGGACCTGGAGACCGATCTCAAAGGCCAGACGATCGTGCGATCGATCATCAATCTGGCGCACGGCTTGGGAATAAGCGTCACCGCCGAGGGGGTTGAGACGTCGGCACAGGCACGGTGGCTGATCAAGGAGAATTGCGATTGCCTGCAGGGCAATTTCCTCGGCCGGCCGCTCGGTGCCGAGGCAACAAGCGATTTCATCAGGAGGTCCCCGCCGAAGGGGATACGGGCGATGGAGGGATCAAATCGGGCAGTGTAG
- a CDS encoding helix-turn-helix domain-containing protein has protein sequence MDAKKQDEARSRQAPERERRRWPREAQPHHEVAGSLAPALDPLPFSTLDLAPEHQFAAWQAHMAPLVEVRLPDDKSLDDGFPAEHTAWNFGGMLIVQQRAPAHSYMRSAAKLRSSSIDHWYIALPRTGRSWTEVDRRVAENEPGKLEIRSLGYPFRGRTTESESLFLYLPRDLFADATATLDAKNNSILSGNFANLLLDYLNSIEARLRSLTADDLPRIVHATRSMIIACLSPQAEHTAATEQLVSVALMERARRYVHNNLDAANLTPDSMCRALGVSRSRLYQLFEPSGGVLHYIQSRRLLAAHAALGDPADSRRIVDIAEAVGFSSAANFSRAFSKEFGYSPREVRSSVALPRLAQSVSLAEHHKAPSFEGWLKALGS, from the coding sequence ATGGATGCTAAGAAGCAGGACGAGGCGCGTTCGAGGCAGGCGCCGGAGCGTGAGCGACGTCGTTGGCCGCGCGAAGCTCAACCTCACCATGAGGTTGCCGGGTCACTGGCGCCGGCGCTCGACCCCTTGCCATTTTCAACGCTCGATCTGGCGCCAGAGCATCAATTCGCCGCTTGGCAGGCGCATATGGCACCGCTTGTCGAGGTCAGGCTGCCGGATGACAAATCGCTCGACGACGGCTTTCCCGCCGAGCATACGGCCTGGAACTTCGGCGGCATGCTGATCGTCCAACAGCGTGCACCAGCGCATAGCTATATGCGTTCCGCCGCCAAGCTTCGGTCGAGTTCGATCGATCATTGGTATATCGCCTTGCCACGTACTGGCCGGTCGTGGACGGAGGTCGATCGTCGCGTTGCGGAAAACGAGCCCGGCAAATTGGAGATCAGATCGCTTGGCTACCCGTTTCGCGGGCGGACAACGGAATCCGAAAGTCTCTTTCTCTATTTGCCGCGTGATTTGTTCGCCGATGCGACGGCAACCCTGGATGCAAAGAACAATTCAATTCTATCCGGCAACTTTGCCAACCTCTTGCTCGACTACCTCAACAGCATAGAAGCAAGGCTGCGCAGTCTCACGGCTGACGATCTGCCTCGTATCGTGCACGCAACGCGCAGCATGATCATTGCCTGCCTCTCGCCCCAGGCGGAACATACGGCAGCCACCGAACAATTGGTGAGTGTCGCGCTGATGGAGCGGGCGCGTCGATACGTCCACAACAATCTGGATGCGGCCAATCTGACGCCGGATTCAATGTGCCGGGCGCTCGGCGTCTCGCGCTCCCGTCTCTATCAGTTGTTCGAGCCGAGCGGTGGTGTCCTCCACTACATACAAAGTCGCCGACTTCTGGCAGCCCATGCTGCGCTTGGCGATCCGGCGGACAGCCGGCGCATTGTCGATATTGCGGAAGCCGTCGGGTTTAGCTCAGCCGCCAATTTCAGCCGGGCATTCAGCAAGGAATTCGGTTACAGCCCCCGCGAAGTCCGAAGTTCCGTGGCGTTGCCGCGCCTCGCCCAGTCTGTCTCGCTTGCTGAACACCACAAGGCCCCGTCCTTTGAAGGTTGGCTCAAGGCGCTCGGAAGCTGA
- a CDS encoding sulfotransferase family protein produces the protein MSIKVIGTGFGRTGTDSMREALTILGFGPCHHMSEVMAKEEQKRLWRALAKGAAPDWKELFSGYNSCMDWPSAHYWPELIKAYPDARVILTWRSPESWWESFEKTILAGIGQIEDQDALGLTLIARQVFGGRPHDRAHAIAVYEANVEAVMAAVPRERLLVHRLGDGWQPLCAHLGVPVPDQAYPNRNNTKEFRSAFSLK, from the coding sequence ATGTCGATCAAGGTCATCGGCACCGGCTTTGGCCGGACCGGAACGGATTCGATGCGCGAGGCGCTGACCATCCTCGGCTTCGGCCCCTGCCATCACATGTCCGAGGTCATGGCCAAGGAGGAGCAGAAGCGGCTGTGGCGCGCGCTGGCGAAAGGGGCGGCGCCGGACTGGAAAGAACTGTTCTCGGGCTACAATTCCTGCATGGACTGGCCGTCGGCGCACTATTGGCCAGAGCTGATCAAGGCCTATCCGGACGCCCGCGTCATCCTCACCTGGCGCTCGCCGGAAAGCTGGTGGGAAAGTTTCGAAAAGACCATCCTGGCCGGCATCGGCCAGATCGAGGACCAGGACGCGCTCGGCCTTACCCTGATCGCCAGGCAGGTGTTCGGCGGCCGTCCGCACGACCGGGCGCATGCGATCGCCGTCTACGAAGCCAATGTCGAGGCAGTGATGGCGGCCGTACCGCGCGAGCGGCTGCTGGTCCACCGGCTGGGCGACGGCTGGCAACCGCTCTGCGCCCATCTCGGCGTTCCGGTGCCCGACCAGGCCTATCCCAACCGCAACAACACGAAGGAATTCCGTTCGGCGTTTTCGCTGAAATAG
- a CDS encoding VOC family protein: MSEGLLAGATHLGPVHLRVVNIAAALPVWRDAVGLSLLGEDDAVAGLGVDGKALIVLHEGAAVALPQKARDLFHVAIHVTTRRDLAHAAARLKASGLRYSAQDHLVSESLYVSDPSGNGIEICFDTPERLAGREETTDGRVLLLATDGSTHSGLEPLDLANLSRSLGDSGRIEPRLPADAFIGHIHMRARSPETLMAFYVDVLGFRPHIQSRTFGLFDCGTDRRRHMVAFNIWTRDELTEPPPGAAGLERFTVVLAGADELAAVAGRLGKAGVPFAEAAGRLDCADPEGNRLRMVVAGI, encoded by the coding sequence ATGAGCGAAGGATTGCTGGCAGGCGCCACTCATCTCGGGCCGGTTCATCTGAGGGTGGTCAACATCGCGGCGGCCTTGCCCGTATGGCGCGATGCGGTCGGGCTCTCGCTGCTTGGCGAGGATGACGCGGTGGCCGGGCTCGGCGTCGACGGCAAGGCGCTGATCGTGCTGCATGAAGGTGCTGCGGTCGCGCTGCCACAGAAGGCGCGCGATCTCTTCCATGTTGCCATCCATGTCACGACGCGCCGCGACCTTGCGCATGCCGCCGCCCGGCTCAAGGCTTCCGGCCTCAGATACAGCGCCCAGGACCATTTGGTCTCGGAATCGCTCTACGTCTCCGATCCGTCGGGCAACGGCATCGAGATCTGTTTCGACACACCCGAACGCTTGGCCGGCAGGGAGGAGACGACGGACGGCCGTGTGCTGCTCCTCGCCACGGACGGCAGCACGCATTCGGGGCTGGAGCCGCTCGACCTTGCGAACCTGTCGCGCTCGCTTGGCGATTCCGGCCGGATCGAGCCGCGGCTGCCGGCGGATGCCTTCATTGGCCACATCCATATGCGCGCCCGCTCGCCCGAAACGCTGATGGCGTTCTATGTCGACGTGCTCGGCTTCAGGCCGCACATCCAGTCGCGCACCTTCGGTCTGTTCGATTGCGGCACCGATCGGCGCCGCCACATGGTCGCCTTCAACATCTGGACCCGCGACGAGCTGACCGAACCGCCGCCCGGCGCGGCCGGGCTGGAGCGCTTCACGGTCGTGCTTGCCGGCGCCGACGAGCTTGCCGCTGTGGCGGGACGGCTCGGCAAGGCGGGTGTGCCCTTCGCCGAGGCGGCCGGCAGGCTGGACTGCGCCGATCCGGAGGGCAATCGCCTGCGGATGGTGGTGGCCGGCATTTGA
- a CDS encoding amidase family protein: MTNALTADTTFLTAMQLAAAIRERRVSASEAMEAQLERIAAVNPLLNAIITLDEKAAREGARAADDALARGEAVGPLHGVPVTLKDGHATAGMRTTVGLTAWADHVPTADSTIAARLRKAGAIIIGKTNVPPRLRDLQTVNPIFGRTSNPWDVARTPGGSSGGAAAAVAAGLVPLDIGSDAGGSIRVPAHLCGICGFKPTQSTVPITGSYADPPDMPRSFRLLFDIGPLARDVDDLILAHRVIAGADGQDTEVPPAATDEAPEPPLSRLRVAFAPEFPGVPIARDIADAITGFAGAIDVAGAKVGEALPSHDFAAERALFSDFITWYSQAFQAPLQDSPTLATYLAALNRRDDFIHAWERFFGDWDVLVCPAMMCTAFKHRETGTPIPVDGVETPYWTALSHACRFNLTGHPAAVIPIGLDRDGLPIGAQLVGRRHCDLRLLAAAKALARLTDGYVRPPGI, encoded by the coding sequence ATGACAAACGCCCTGACCGCCGACACCACCTTCCTCACCGCCATGCAACTGGCGGCCGCGATCCGCGAGCGCCGCGTCAGCGCCAGCGAGGCGATGGAGGCGCAGCTGGAGCGCATCGCCGCCGTCAACCCGCTGCTCAACGCCATCATCACGCTTGACGAGAAGGCGGCGCGCGAGGGCGCGAGGGCCGCCGACGATGCCCTGGCGCGCGGCGAGGCCGTCGGGCCGCTGCATGGCGTGCCGGTCACCCTGAAGGACGGCCACGCCACGGCGGGCATGCGCACCACGGTCGGGCTGACGGCCTGGGCCGACCATGTACCGACGGCCGACAGCACGATTGCCGCGCGCTTGCGCAAGGCGGGCGCGATCATCATCGGCAAGACCAATGTGCCACCCCGGCTGCGCGACCTGCAGACCGTCAACCCGATCTTCGGCCGCACGAGCAATCCCTGGGACGTCGCCCGCACGCCGGGCGGCTCCAGCGGCGGTGCCGCGGCGGCCGTCGCGGCCGGTCTGGTGCCGCTGGATATCGGCAGCGATGCCGGCGGCTCGATCCGCGTGCCGGCGCATCTGTGCGGCATATGCGGCTTCAAGCCGACGCAATCGACGGTGCCGATCACCGGCAGTTATGCCGATCCGCCCGACATGCCGCGCAGCTTCCGTCTGCTGTTCGACATCGGGCCACTGGCGCGCGATGTCGACGACCTCATCCTTGCCCACCGCGTTATTGCAGGCGCCGACGGGCAGGACACCGAGGTGCCGCCGGCAGCGACCGACGAGGCGCCCGAGCCGCCGCTGTCGCGGCTGCGGGTCGCCTTCGCGCCCGAATTCCCGGGCGTGCCGATCGCCCGCGACATCGCCGATGCGATTACCGGTTTTGCCGGCGCGATCGACGTCGCCGGCGCAAAGGTGGGCGAGGCCCTGCCTTCGCATGACTTCGCCGCCGAACGGGCGCTGTTCTCCGACTTCATCACCTGGTACTCGCAGGCCTTCCAGGCACCGCTGCAAGACTCGCCAACGCTCGCTACCTATCTCGCGGCGCTCAACCGGCGCGACGACTTCATCCACGCCTGGGAGCGCTTCTTCGGCGACTGGGACGTGCTGGTGTGCCCGGCAATGATGTGCACCGCCTTCAAGCATCGCGAGACGGGCACGCCGATCCCGGTCGACGGCGTCGAGACGCCCTACTGGACGGCGCTCAGCCATGCCTGCCGTTTCAACCTGACCGGCCATCCGGCCGCCGTTATCCCGATCGGCCTCGACCGCGATGGCCTGCCGATCGGCGCCCAGCTTGTCGGCCGTCGCCACTGCGACCTCAGGCTGCTTGCCGCCGCCAAGGCGCTGGCGAGGCTGACGGATGGGTATGTGCGGCCACCGGGGATATGA
- a CDS encoding MocE family 2Fe-2S type ferredoxin — MTSWIKACGLDDIEQEGARRFDHEGRTYAVFRSPDDEVFCTDGLCTHEAVHIADGLVMDYEVECPKHSGAFDYRTGEARRLPPCINLRTYPAKVEAGEVLVAVG; from the coding sequence ATGACCAGCTGGATCAAGGCGTGCGGCCTCGACGACATCGAACAGGAAGGCGCCCGCCGCTTCGACCATGAGGGCCGGACTTACGCCGTGTTCCGCTCGCCCGACGATGAGGTGTTCTGCACCGACGGCCTCTGCACGCATGAGGCGGTCCACATCGCCGACGGGCTGGTGATGGACTACGAGGTCGAATGCCCGAAACACTCCGGCGCCTTCGACTACCGCACAGGCGAAGCCAGGCGCCTGCCGCCATGTATCAATCTGAGGACCTACCCGGCGAAGGTTGAGGCAGGGGAGGTGCTGGTGGCGGTGGGGTGA
- a CDS encoding substrate-binding domain-containing protein, whose amino-acid sequence MKRLLLSTALAAMMSMPANAFAAKIGVSIVNFDNNFQTLLKNGMQARAKEKGADIQVEDAQNDVAKQLDQVKNFIASGVDAIIVTLVDTNASKTLSEEAAKAGIPLVFVNLEPSDMANLPEKQVYVGSNEVESGTLEAFEVCKMLRAKGKSAGANAYIVMGSLVHQAALQRTKDVEQVFATDMCNFIKVTDKQSSEWSRDNAQNLMTNWLTAGAAPDAVIANNDESAIGAILALKANGIDMKDVVVGGIDATQDGLQAMKAGDLAVTVFQNANGQGGGGVDAALALAKGEKVDRVVYVPFELVTPANAAEYMNKN is encoded by the coding sequence GTGAAGAGACTTCTGTTGTCAACCGCGCTCGCCGCCATGATGTCGATGCCGGCAAACGCATTCGCCGCCAAGATCGGCGTCTCGATCGTCAACTTCGACAACAATTTCCAGACGCTGCTGAAGAACGGCATGCAGGCCCGCGCCAAGGAGAAGGGCGCCGACATCCAGGTCGAGGATGCCCAGAACGACGTCGCCAAGCAGCTCGACCAGGTGAAGAACTTCATCGCCAGCGGCGTCGACGCCATCATCGTCACGCTGGTCGACACCAACGCCTCCAAGACGCTGAGCGAGGAGGCCGCCAAGGCCGGCATTCCGCTGGTCTTCGTCAACCTCGAACCGTCAGACATGGCGAACCTGCCGGAAAAACAGGTCTATGTCGGTTCCAACGAGGTCGAGTCCGGAACGCTGGAAGCCTTCGAGGTCTGCAAGATGCTGCGCGCCAAGGGCAAGTCGGCAGGCGCCAATGCCTACATCGTCATGGGCAGCCTGGTGCACCAGGCGGCGCTCCAGCGCACCAAGGATGTCGAGCAGGTCTTTGCCACCGACATGTGCAACTTCATCAAGGTCACCGACAAGCAGTCGTCGGAATGGTCGCGCGACAATGCGCAGAACCTGATGACCAACTGGCTGACCGCCGGCGCGGCACCTGATGCCGTGATCGCCAACAATGACGAGTCCGCCATCGGCGCGATCCTGGCGCTCAAAGCCAACGGCATCGACATGAAGGACGTCGTCGTCGGCGGCATCGACGCCACGCAGGACGGCCTGCAGGCGATGAAGGCCGGCGATCTTGCGGTGACGGTGTTCCAGAACGCCAACGGGCAGGGCGGCGGCGGCGTCGACGCCGCGCTCGCGCTCGCCAAGGGCGAGAAGGTCGACCGCGTCGTCTACGTGCCGTTCGAGCTGGTCACGCCGGCCAACGCGGCCGAGTACATGAACAAGAACTGA
- a CDS encoding sterol desaturase family protein — translation MDDLQYGTRNKRGDWAPNEPAGTAPLFVFPPRPLAVLKWLPSYFLPYNVLFALSAVAWWHFVLPDAEVMKTLSVGWILRLFLVNCAALLVFFGVFELRLYILRAQGNRFKYNGKWPSEQKSQAFFFENQNLDNMLRTFGTGMPIWTAIEVALLYAYANGYVPWLTVAEHPVYLFCLALVVPIIHETHFFLLHRAIHWPPLYKWVHSVHHNSVNPSPWSSLSMHPVEQLGYLGVALWHLIIPSNPLLALYQLHYAGFGAIPGHVGFDKVELGENTSVDSHAYIHYLHHKHFEVNYGDGLIPFDRWFGTFHDGSKDGEARMQARYEKKKARANAAAK, via the coding sequence ATGGACGACTTGCAATACGGCACGCGCAACAAGCGAGGCGACTGGGCGCCGAACGAGCCGGCCGGCACCGCGCCGCTGTTCGTCTTCCCACCGCGGCCGCTGGCGGTGCTGAAATGGCTGCCGAGCTATTTCCTGCCCTACAATGTGCTGTTCGCGCTTTCGGCCGTGGCGTGGTGGCATTTCGTGCTGCCCGACGCCGAGGTGATGAAGACGCTCTCCGTCGGCTGGATCCTGCGCCTGTTCCTCGTCAACTGCGCGGCGCTGCTCGTCTTCTTCGGCGTTTTCGAGCTTCGACTCTACATTTTGAGGGCCCAGGGCAACCGCTTCAAATACAACGGCAAATGGCCATCGGAGCAGAAAAGCCAAGCCTTCTTCTTCGAGAACCAGAACCTCGACAACATGCTGCGCACCTTCGGCACCGGCATGCCGATCTGGACGGCAATCGAGGTGGCGCTCCTCTACGCCTATGCCAATGGCTACGTGCCGTGGCTGACGGTTGCCGAGCATCCCGTATACCTGTTCTGCCTGGCGCTGGTGGTGCCGATCATCCACGAGACGCATTTCTTCCTGTTGCATCGGGCGATCCACTGGCCCCCGCTCTACAAATGGGTGCATTCGGTGCACCACAACTCCGTCAACCCGTCGCCCTGGTCGTCGCTGTCGATGCATCCGGTCGAGCAGCTCGGCTATCTCGGCGTAGCGCTCTGGCACCTGATCATCCCGTCGAACCCGCTGCTCGCGCTCTACCAGCTCCACTATGCCGGCTTCGGCGCGATCCCCGGCCATGTCGGTTTCGACAAGGTCGAGCTTGGCGAGAACACCAGCGTCGATAGTCACGCCTATATCCACTATCTGCACCACAAACATTTCGAGGTGAACTACGGCGACGGCCTCATTCCGTTCGACCGCTGGTTCGGCACTTTCCACGATGGCAGCAAGGACGGCGAGGCCCGCATGCAGGCCCGCTACGAGAAGAAGAAGGCGCGCGCCAACGCCGCCGCCAAATGA
- a CDS encoding 3-methyl-2-oxobutanoate hydroxymethyltransferase — MTRRLTVSDLQSQKGSRKWLQLHVDTPAEAAAAVACDIVILSCEPDHNLELIRQAAPFAFLSVGMPHGAVASPDEAVRLGFAMMKRGADAVYCSHSPRFIEAMAAEGIPVTGHVGLVPNRATWTNFRAVGRTAEEAFKVLRAVRDIENAGAACVEVEVVPVRLAEHITRSTPLITMGMGCGSACDTQYLFSCDVLGTHAGHYPRHAKRYADFLTLEAELQEKRIAAFRAFGRDVAGGSYPEAKHQVDMDDAAYDRFLTLSQTL; from the coding sequence GTGACGAGACGGCTGACAGTCAGCGACCTGCAAAGCCAGAAGGGCAGCCGCAAATGGCTGCAACTGCATGTTGACACGCCGGCCGAAGCGGCCGCCGCGGTAGCCTGCGACATCGTCATCCTGTCCTGCGAGCCCGACCACAATCTGGAATTGATCCGCCAGGCGGCACCCTTCGCCTTCCTCTCCGTCGGCATGCCGCACGGCGCGGTCGCCTCGCCCGATGAAGCGGTGCGGCTTGGCTTCGCCATGATGAAGCGCGGCGCCGATGCGGTCTATTGCTCGCATTCGCCGCGCTTCATCGAGGCTATGGCGGCAGAGGGCATCCCGGTCACCGGCCATGTCGGCCTGGTGCCGAACCGCGCCACCTGGACGAATTTCCGCGCTGTCGGGCGCACGGCGGAAGAAGCCTTCAAGGTGCTGCGCGCGGTAAGGGACATCGAGAATGCGGGTGCGGCCTGCGTCGAGGTCGAAGTGGTGCCTGTCAGGCTCGCCGAGCACATCACCCGCTCGACCCCGCTGATCACCATGGGCATGGGCTGCGGCAGCGCCTGCGACACGCAGTATCTGTTCTCCTGCGATGTGCTCGGCACCCATGCCGGCCACTATCCGCGCCACGCCAAGCGCTATGCCGACTTCCTCACGCTGGAGGCCGAGCTGCAGGAAAAGCGCATCGCCGCCTTCCGCGCCTTCGGCCGCGACGTCGCCGGCGGCAGCTACCCGGAAGCGAAGCACCAGGTGGACATGGACGATGCCGCCTACGACCGCTTCCTCACCCTCTCTCAAACTTTGTGA
- a CDS encoding LacI family DNA-binding transcriptional regulator produces MPKPTFLEIARRAGVGTATVERVLNGRGGVRPETVEKVVAAARLLDYPRRLPEAHRGVIRIEVILVRPDATFFARLSRAFERIAATLDRSIAVHRTFLDEANPAEIAARILDPEMRRAGLILAVPDHPLVSAALRKLEADNIPTVQIVTQISGTRSTYVGIDNYAAGRTVGLLMARMQRRPGKVVAICHSQIYRVHRDRVRGFFDYLMETGDGFEPVAALFGFDDGDRNAEQLHEAFVRWPDLAGLYNAGGANTALNEVLRRHGRGRQIFFVGHELTERSTRALREGTMDVVLDQSPEAQARRAIDLVLAALNLHDLPVDNPPIRFVTFTAENL; encoded by the coding sequence ATTCCAAAGCCCACATTCCTCGAGATCGCCCGCCGTGCCGGCGTCGGCACGGCAACCGTCGAGCGCGTGCTGAACGGCAGGGGCGGAGTGCGGCCCGAGACCGTCGAGAAGGTGGTGGCGGCGGCGCGTTTGCTCGACTATCCGCGCCGGCTGCCCGAGGCGCATCGCGGCGTCATCCGCATCGAAGTGATCCTGGTCAGGCCGGACGCCACCTTCTTCGCGCGGCTCTCGCGTGCCTTCGAGCGCATCGCCGCCACGCTTGACCGCTCGATTGCCGTTCACCGCACCTTCCTCGATGAGGCGAACCCGGCAGAGATCGCCGCGCGGATCCTCGATCCGGAGATGCGCCGCGCCGGGCTGATCCTCGCCGTGCCGGACCATCCGCTGGTGAGTGCGGCGCTCCGCAAACTCGAGGCGGACAACATCCCGACGGTGCAGATCGTCACCCAGATATCGGGCACCCGGAGCACCTATGTCGGCATCGACAATTACGCCGCTGGCCGTACGGTCGGCCTGTTGATGGCGCGCATGCAGCGTCGGCCGGGCAAGGTCGTCGCCATCTGCCACAGCCAGATCTACCGCGTCCACCGCGACCGCGTGCGCGGCTTCTTCGATTATCTGATGGAGACCGGCGACGGGTTCGAACCGGTGGCGGCGCTGTTCGGCTTCGACGATGGCGACCGCAACGCAGAGCAACTGCACGAGGCGTTTGTGCGTTGGCCCGACCTTGCCGGGCTCTACAATGCCGGCGGCGCCAACACGGCGCTGAACGAGGTGCTGCGGCGCCACGGCAGGGGCCGCCAGATCTTCTTCGTCGGTCACGAATTGACCGAGCGCAGCACGCGCGCCTTGCGCGAGGGCACGATGGACGTCGTTCTCGACCAGTCGCCGGAAGCACAGGCGCGCCGCGCCATCGACCTTGTGCTCGCGGCGCTGAACCTGCACGACCTGCCGGTCGACAATCCGCCGATCCGCTTCGTCACCTTCACCGCCGAGAACCTTTGA